The genomic interval GTACTGGGGCGGGGTCCCTCTCGGGCTGAAAAAGCTTACTGGAAGCCATGCGACGAAGAATGGTGACGGCCCTTTGACGCGTGATGCTTCCACACACGCCATCCAGTTCCACCAGTGCGGACACCAACTCTTCCCATACCGAGTACGTTTGATACTCCGCGCTGACTGACTGCCAGGTTCCGGGCCAACTGATACGTTGCGATTTTGTGGACGCATCCCCATCGTTGTCCTGGATTTTTGACTGCAATAATTGCGAGAGGGCCTCCGCCCATCCACTGGGCTTCTTCCTCCCTCCAAGGTCTGAATACTGCGCCTGCCATGCAACAAAAAGTGAGGCAAGCAATGGGCATTGATGCAACGAACTCTCCTTTTTCGCCAGATAAATAAGATCCCTCAAGGTCACATACTGCTCTCCGCGATTCCGCAGTGCCACATCAAGAAGGGCACGTGAGGTGCGTTCCTCAGAAAATCCTGGCAAAAACGGGGACAAGAGAAGGCGGCTGGCCTCCTCTATGGGGATCTCCCGCGGATCTATCGAAAGAATCTGCAGTGCCGATTGGATGATTGGATAGTCACCAGCTGGAAGGCCCAGCGAAATGTTGAAGAGCCGTTTTGAATCTTGTTCTGGATGAAGCCATGCCTGAGGATGAAATACCTCGGAAAACACACGCTCAACATGACTGCGGAGATTCCCAATGCCTGGCAGAATAATCCCGATCCGAAACGATCTACGTTCCGCTTCTGGATCGTTCTGCAGAATACGGCGTGCCCATTCAGCCGCAACGCGGATCTCTCGGAAGGTATCGGAAGCACTCAAGCGAAAACTCTTTTCTGCGTGATTAGGCAAGGGTGTTTCCTGTATCCGTGTCCCCCGCTTTCGAAGAGCCTCAAAGAACTGCTCCTGTGCCGGTGTCGGCTCCAAAAACCCACAGAGTTCCAACTCTTGAGGGATTTCAACTTGCCCTTCGTTTACGAGACGGGCTACATGTTTGGAGAGCTCTGCGGCCGCGAACCATCCATTTCGATCACATCGGGCACGAAATTCTAGAGCCCACTTCTGGAATGTACGCGAATCTTCCGAGCTATTCCAATCCGTCCCCTCCAACGGCAGACGCCAATCACAGAGCAACTTCCAGGAATTACGGGCCAGTTCCGCAGTTGCAGAAACATCAAGAGGCAGATGTCTGGCCTGTGAACGAAGAATATTCTCCCAAATTATTTGCTCCTCTGCGGAGCGAAGAGGGCGAAGAAAGGGTGGATCCGATCGCAAATACATCCCCTCTTCCCACAGCTCGGACATCCATGCATTCAGCGTCTTCACGGGCGCGGTAGGCCAGGTCTGACGGCCTAGCTCTTGCTGATGCCAATCATATTCCTGTTGACGTGCGCGAGCCAGTCGTTCCGTTGCCGCGATGATCATCATGACAGGGTTAGAAAATTATAGGGCACCGATCAGTCTACCACGGCTTTCGCAAATCTCTTCGCAGACCCTGCTGATTGAAAACGCCGCCCGGTCAATCATTCAAGGCAATCTCTAGTGCCCGCTCGAATGAACTCAGCGTATGTTCAACCGCCTCCGTATCGTGGGCCGTTGACATAAACCAAGCCTCATACTGGGACGGAGCAAGGTGTACACCGCGGGGGAGCAGCGATCGAAATACCTTCGCGAACAATTCTGCATTGGATGCAGAGGCCGTTTCCCAATTCGTCACGGGCATCTCTGTAAAGAAACAACTAAACATGGTCCCGACCCCATCGACCTGCATTGGAACGGATTTACGGGCAGCAATTGCAGCCAATCCCTCCATCAGAGATGAAGCTTGAGAAGACGCCTGTTCCCAAGCATCTCCGCGTAATCCTGATTCCAGTGTCGCCAGGCCAGCCTGCACGGCAACGGGGTTGCCAGAGAGCGTACCCGCCTGATAGACCGGCCCCTCGGGAGCAACCTGTGCCATGATATCTGCTCTACCTCCGTAAGCCCCAATCGGAAGCCCGCCACCGATCACCTTGCCAAGTGTTGTTAAATCCGGCGTGATCCCGTACAACGATTGCGCACCACCGGGATGGACCCGAAACCCTGTCATCACCTCATCAAAGATCAAGAGTGCCCCGTGAGCACGTGTGATCGCACGCAAGCCTTCCAGGTAGCCGTCCGCGGGGGGAATCACTCCCATGTTCCCGGCGACCGGCTCAACGATCATAGCTGCAACCTCCCCGGCGTACTGATCCAGTGCCTGCTCAACCGCGGAGAGATCATTAAACGAAACCATGATGGTATGCTCCACCGTGCTCTTTGGAATTCCCGGACAATTAGGTAGCCCCAGCGTTGCCACCCCGCTGCCTGCCTCTACCAACAGGTAATCCGCATGTCCATGATAGTTGCCCACGCACTTGATAATCTTATCCCGTCCCGTGAATGCACGTGCCAAACGAAGTGCACTCATTACCGCTTCCGTCCCGGAGTTAACGAGACGCAACCGCTCAATCATCGGCATGAATGTCTGAATTTTGTTTACGAGCCGTGATTCATCCTCGGTGCATGCCCCAAAACTGGTTCCTTTCGCGGCGGCGGCACTGATCGCCGCGACCACCTCTTCATGTGCATGCCCAACAAGTAGCGGTCCATAGGACAACACATAATCGACGTACCGATTGCCATCTACATCCTGAACCCATGCACCTGAGCCCTGCTCCATAAAAACTGGCGAGCCACCGACTGCCTTATAAGCACGGACTGGTGAACTGACACCGCCCGGCATACAGGCCTTGGCAGCTGTGAAGAGTGCATCGGAGCGTGTGCGGGTATACATGTTTATGCCTGAAGGATCGGTATGGGATCATTGTACTCGCTCAAAGAGCTTTCCACCGCCAATATAGCAATCCAATCCCGGGAAGAAGCTCTCTTGGAATCATTTGTAGAGTACCCCCCTGCCAGCTCAGTGGCTGAAAGAACCCCTTCTGTCATGCATGCAGAGTTCGTCAGTGAGTTTCCCAAGTAATTGAGCGTTATTTTGACAGCCTAGTATCACTGTTTACCGCTCATGCAAAAGCGGTCTAGGTATTTCGAACTTTCCGTTCATTGAATCATCTTTTTATCGTTCCATGCGAATTTTTTATGTATGTCTTCTCGCCTGCCTTGTTGGTGGTAGTGGCGGGACTTCACCCCAACCGTTAACCGTTAACAAACTCTTCCGCAGTGGGGCAGTGCTCCAGCGTGACGCATCCGTACCCGTCTGGGGAACCGCGACTGCCGATGCTATCGTCATGGTCTCTCTGGACCAGGATGAACAATCTGTACGTGCAGACAGCGATGGCAACTGGCTTGCCACTCTCGAACCCCGCCCTGCTGGTGGACCGCACCGACTGATGGTTGCAACAGACACGGATACTCTGGTTGCCGAAAATATCATGTACGGGGATGTCTGGGTCGCGTCCGGGCAATCCAATATGGAATGGTCCGTAGCCAATTCTGCAGATGCTGAACGGGAAATCGCATCCGCTGATGACCCTCTGCTGCGCCATTACAAAGTCCCTCGCAGCTGGTCCTATACCCCCGAAGATACGCTGGCTGGTGGTCAGTGGCATTTTGCCAACCCAGAGCATGTAGGAGCTTTCACGGCCGTCGGATACTCGTTTGCCCGGGAGCTTCGCGCATCTGCCGACATCCCGATTGGAATTTTGAACACGTCCTGGGGTGGCAGCCGCATCGAAGCCTGGATGGATCCCCCCGCACTTGGAATGGATGATGCGCAAATCACACGGCTTTGGGATGCCCCAAAAGCCCGTGCAGACAGCCTCATACGGATCTTTACCGAAGAGCATGGCGCTTCTGCGAATTCGGATCCCGGCTTTGAAGCAGATGTGCCCCTCTGGGCAGACCCAAATCTTGACGACACAGAGTGGATGGAGATCCCGGCTCCCGGGCCCTGGGAAGCAGGGGGGCTTGAAGGATTAAACGGCATTGCCTGGTACCGTACCAGCTTTGAACTCGATACCGTTCCCACCGATGCAGTATTGCACCTCGGCACCGTTGATGATCGAGATATGACCTGGATCAACGGTCACCTAGTCGGAGAAACAGATCGGTACCTAATTGAACGGGAATATGCGATTGGTGAAGGCATTCTGCAACCTGGCGTCAACCAACTGACCGTCCGCGTACACGACACTGGAGGCAATGGAGGATTGGTGGCTGACGATGCCAGACTCGCTCTCCAGTGGCCGGACGGGGAAGTGGATTTGGAGGGCACATGGAAAATTCGCGTGGGGCAGTTTCAGATCAACCCCGGAGGAAATCCCAACCAGCTGCCGACATTGCTCTACAATTCAATGATTCATCCGATCCTGGATTTTCCGATCACAGGGTTTATCTGGTATCAGGGAGAATCCAATGCTGGTGATCCCGTAACTGCCACCGCCTATGCAGCGCAGTTCCAGTCGATGATCAACCGGTGGCGTACGTTGTGGGAACACGAAGACGCGCCGTTCCTGTTCGTGTCTCTTGCCAGCTTTCTAGCAGCACAGGACGAACCCCAGGAAAGCAACTGGGCAATCCTGCGCGAATCTCAGGCCGCGGCTATGGAATTGCCGAATGTCGGCCAGGCCATCACACTTGACATTGGTGAAGCAGAGGATATTCATCCGAGAAATAAACAGGATGTGGGATACCGCCTTGCGCTCTGGGCCAGAAGCCTCGTCTACGGGGACCAAGTGGTGCACGCCGGACCCATCTACCGTGAACATTCCATCGAACATGGAAAGGTCACCCTTTGGTTTGATCATGTTGGGGGTGGGCTTGCCACGCGGGACGACGGACCTCTTGGAGGATTTGCCATCGCCGGAGAGGAGGGAGAATTCATATGGGCGGATGCCCAAATCCAGGGAGACTCCATAGTGGTGTCGCACCCGGATATCCCGAATCCAACCTCGGTTCGGTATGCCTGGGCATACAATCCGACTACAGCGAACCTGATCAATGCTGAAGGATTGCCCGCCGCTCCATTCCGAACCGGGCGTTAGTTCCAACAAAGTAACCCTTACCCGTGGATCACCCTCTTCCATCTGAACCCCGGCCTAGTTCTCGCTCACGCGGGCTCACCCTCAAGCGCGCTGCTGCGATTCTGGTCTTCGTTCTTGGGAGTGGCTTCCTCGTATATATCGGGCTGACACGTACTGAGGTAAGCCGGGACTATCTGCGCCAGGAGATCGAATCCAGATTTGCCGAAACCTACACGGGAAGAATTGCCATTGAAGCAATCACCGGGAACCTCCAGCGCACGATTCGACTGCATAACGTCGCACTCTATGATGAACAGGAGCGCCTGTGGCTGCACATAGACGAAGTCTTTGCACGTCCCAACTGGAAAGGAGTACTGGGATGGCGGTTTGAGCCCAGTACCCTCCGCATCACACGTCCCACACTGCACCTGCGGTATAATGCGGACAGCACCTGGAATCTTGCTTCCGTACTCACACGCAGAAAAACGACCAGCGCAGCCGCCGAGTGGGAGTCCCAGTCTGCACATATCTCAATCTCAGGTGCCGCGGTTACCGTGTCCTATCAGGAGCATGCACCCCCAGTGATTCAGTCAGGGTGGTTGTTCGATTTGGAGGAAGCGACCATTTCCGATATCGCCCTGGAAGGCGAAATCAATCTTGAATCCGATCGATACTTGCTTGCGATTGATTCACTTGAAGCTTCCATTGACACGCTGGCCATAGAGGCCAATGGAGAACTACTGCTACTTGAGCGTGAGCAACTGCATATTAACGCTCTGACACTATCCAGCACAATCAACCAGACAAGCGTGTTCGGCATACTTTCACTCGACGCAGAGCTCGCTGATCTCTATTTGCCCCAAAGCTATTTCACCCCCGGCTTTGTCCAAGCCATTGTTCCCAATGTGCTTCTCCCTGATTCCCTGTCTCTGAGCGTACTGGCTCACCGCGATGGCGCACAGTGGTCACTGCAAAATTTTGTTGCATTTTCTGATCGCTCACGCATTGTAATCCCTTCCTCCAGGGTCCATGCTGACAATAATCAGGTATCCTTCGAGGCTTCCATCGACCCAAGCATCCTTGATCCAGCAGATCTGTATTCCGTGATGGACTCAACCGTGTGGCACGGCGGAGTCATCCAGGTTGAAGGTTCTGTAGACGGAAGAAGTGCCCTAAATGAACTTGAGGTTGCAGGGGCCATCGATATTACAATGGAAACCGGCAGCCGCGGACAACTCCAAGGCACAGTCCGCCGTGATACCTTGTGGACCTATGATGTGGGGTTAACTGCAACCGATCTCAATCCCTACGATCTTACGGGAAAGCAAACCCTGGATGGTCTAATCAATGGGCATCTCTCCATGGAAGGAACAGGGATCCAGTCGCCATTTGCGTCTGCCTCACTGGCCCTTTCCCCTTCCATGGTTGGTGGACGGGCGCTTGATAGTCTTTGGATGGAGGGAACCCTCGCCGGCAATCAGTTGAATTTCAGCGGATTTGCATTTGAACAAAGTTCCCAAATTTCGGCCGAGATTGCGGCGGATTGGGGCAGCGAAAATCTCGTATATGATGCCCAGGGTGAGCTGACTACATTTGATCTGGGGGCTTTATTGGCCATTCCCGAGCTTGAAACCGGACTGAATGCAAACTGGGAGCTTCGTGGCGCAGGAACCAATCTGGATGACCTCTCTGCTTCCATCACGATTGATACCGATTCATCTACCGTGATCTGGGAAACCGATTCGCTTTCTGTGCCACCAACCAGGTGGGCCATCACACTGCACGATACAACTACTACAGATCCCCGCCTCACAGTGCAGGGGGATGTTCTGGATCTCGAGCTATCCGGCAAAATTGCCCAGAATTCACTTAATCGAATTGCCCCCGCTTGGACGGATGCTTTTTCAGGGACGTTTGACCGGTTTGCCTCTCACCTGAGGTCTGAGCTTCCCGGTACATCTGTAGATAGCGGGATATCCGATCTGCTGCCTGAAATCCCTGAGAGCGAACAGGAACCGCAACTACCCCCTATTGAGATCGCCCTTCGCTGGGAGCTACACGCACATCCCGCCGTAAAGGCATTGTTACCTATGTTGCCATCATTTTCCAGCAACAGCCGCGGGAATGTGGATATTGTGGCTGACGGCGAAACGTTCCGTTTACGATCTGAGCTGCAGGACAACCGGTTCACTCTGAACAACATCTCAGCTCACCAGGTCGAAGCTGCACTGACACTTACGGCCGATTTGCGGCAGGAAATAGAGTCGGGCTGGGAAATAGATCTAGATCTGGTCGCCGATTCCCTGGCCGATCAACGTGCAACCCTCAGAGCACCCCGAATCTCGGTGAAACAAGATGGGAGAACTGGAACTGTGGATATCTACACAGGCAGTGAAAATACGTCTACCCAAGGGTATGTGTCCTCCGACATCCAACTGCTCCCGGATCGGGTACAGGTACAAATTCGAGATGTGCAGATTTCTGTTGGAGATGCTGCATGGAGTATCTCACAGCCCGCAGACATTGATCTTTTTGCGGATGCCGCAGTGCTGACCCCACTGAGACTAGAGACCCTCAACCCATTCCTTGAAGACGTGCAGACAGTCACCGTTCAGGGCAACCTCTCAGGCCTTCCGGCCGATACCCTGAGGTTGAACCTGGATGGGGTTGATCTGAATCACCTGTCAAACATCTTCGAACTGAGACGCCCCTTAGGGGGACAGATTGATGCAGATCTTTCCTGGACTGGACTCTGGATGCCGGAAATTACCGGCACTTTGGAGGTGGACACCCTCACGTTTGACAATCGCCTAGTGGGGCATCTTCAGGCTTCTAGCATCCTCTTGCCGGGTGGGTCGGATCTAAGAATTGCCATGATCATCGACTCGGTCGGGACCGCGCCCACAGACCTTCTCTTTGCGAGCAATCAGATGGCGGTGACCGGAAGTTTTGTTGTTCCGGGTCCCGAGAGCCCTGGAGCTCTTGACATTCTTGTGGACGTACAGCGCTTGGATGCGTCATTTCTACAATTGATTTTGCGGGAATTTGCGGACTTTAGAGGTGGATTTAATGGGACAATCACACTGAATGGACCTCTGGATAATCTCAGTCTCGGTGGATCACTTGACTGGGAAAATGGCCACTTTGGGATTCCCCGATTCAACTCATCTTATGGGGCAACGGCATCGCTCAATCTGGTCGAAGATGTCATCCTGGTGAACCAGTTGCTCGTGCAGGACCCGGGCGGCGGGACCGCAAGGCTTGAGGGGACACTGGACCTGAATGATTTTCAATTTCTGTCCTTTGATGCACTGGCGAACCTTGATTCGCTGCAGATCATGAACGTGCGAACCCATACAAGTGACCTCGCCTTTTATGGTGATATCCGTGTGTCTGGAGACGCGACATTAACCGGCCCTGTCCACACGTCTTTCCTACGTTCAAATAACCTGATCGTCACCCCGGAAAGTGAAATCTTCATCCCAATTCGGGAAGCGAACACTGCCCATGATCCTGGCTTCATTGTGTATGTGGATCCCACACGCCCTCTAGAGGGGCAGTTGACTTCCTTCCGGCAGCGCGAAAATATCTTAGGTGAGCGCCCTGAAGGAGAGCGTTTATTCCGGGATGGATTAGATATGGACCTCAATCTTGTTGGGCCACCTGGATCCAGTATTCACCTTGTCATTGATCCGCTCCTGGGAGATGTGATTAATGGGATCGGAACGGCTCGCGTACAGATCCAGCGGACCGGAGGAGATGTAGCAACCTACGGCTCCTTTGAGATCTCCTCTGGAGATTATCTCTTCACCGCAGGGGAGGTATTTATCAGACGCTTCCTGATTGACTCCGGTACAATCATCTGGAATGGAGAACCTCTCAACCCGGTACTTGATATCCAGGGAGCCTACCGTACCCGTGCTTCGCGCAGTGGCCTGCCCGAAGATGTAGGTGGAGCCATCAAAACGAGTCTGCCCGTCATTGTCAACCTGGATGTATCCGGGACCTTGAATGCAGTTCAGATCGACTTGGCGTTGGAGGTTGATCAAAGGCAGGAAGCCATTAGCGATACACCGCTTCTGGATTCCTACCTAAACCGACCAGATCTCGCGGCAGAGCATGCGACGAGTGTTTTGCTCACGAATTCTTTTTTATTATCGGCCAGTGGTACGCGCAGCGGAATCCTGGCAAGTTCTGCCGTGAACAGTGTCTCCAGTCTTGTAGTGAGTCAACTGAACCGATATTTGAGTCAGGTGATTCCACAGGCGGACTTTAGATTGGGAGTGCAGAGTGATGAGACGATTCAGGACCTGGATGTATCCGCAGATATTGCATTCAGGCTCTTGGATGAACGCCTGCTGATTCGTGGGCAGGGAGTCTACCGGGGGCTGAGCACGGAAGAAATTGCTCCACAGGGGCTTGAAGGGGAATTTATTGTGCAAATTCAACTGAGCCCCTCCGTAGCAGTGGAATTCTTTTATCGGCGTGAGGGAGATATACTGAGCGAATCTCTTATCAACCGAGAAACCGGGCTCGGGCTCAATTATCGAACTGAATTCACCTCCTGGCGGCGGCTGCTGCAGCGACAGGTTCCTGAATCACAGGAAGGTACTGGAGAAGGCAGTGGTTCGTGAAGGGAATCCGCCAGTGGACCATGATTCATAAAAAAGGGCACACGATGAATCCACCG from Rhodothermaceae bacterium carries:
- the hemL gene encoding glutamate-1-semialdehyde-2,1-aminomutase; the protein is MYTRTRSDALFTAAKACMPGGVSSPVRAYKAVGGSPVFMEQGSGAWVQDVDGNRYVDYVLSYGPLLVGHAHEEVVAAISAAAAKGTSFGACTEDESRLVNKIQTFMPMIERLRLVNSGTEAVMSALRLARAFTGRDKIIKCVGNYHGHADYLLVEAGSGVATLGLPNCPGIPKSTVEHTIMVSFNDLSAVEQALDQYAGEVAAMIVEPVAGNMGVIPPADGYLEGLRAITRAHGALLIFDEVMTGFRVHPGGAQSLYGITPDLTTLGKVIGGGLPIGAYGGRADIMAQVAPEGPVYQAGTLSGNPVAVQAGLATLESGLRGDAWEQASSQASSLMEGLAAIAARKSVPMQVDGVGTMFSCFFTEMPVTNWETASASNAELFAKVFRSLLPRGVHLAPSQYEAWFMSTAHDTEAVEHTLSSFERALEIALND
- a CDS encoding 9-O-acetylesterase, whose amino-acid sequence is MRIFYVCLLACLVGGSGGTSPQPLTVNKLFRSGAVLQRDASVPVWGTATADAIVMVSLDQDEQSVRADSDGNWLATLEPRPAGGPHRLMVATDTDTLVAENIMYGDVWVASGQSNMEWSVANSADAEREIASADDPLLRHYKVPRSWSYTPEDTLAGGQWHFANPEHVGAFTAVGYSFARELRASADIPIGILNTSWGGSRIEAWMDPPALGMDDAQITRLWDAPKARADSLIRIFTEEHGASANSDPGFEADVPLWADPNLDDTEWMEIPAPGPWEAGGLEGLNGIAWYRTSFELDTVPTDAVLHLGTVDDRDMTWINGHLVGETDRYLIEREYAIGEGILQPGVNQLTVRVHDTGGNGGLVADDARLALQWPDGEVDLEGTWKIRVGQFQINPGGNPNQLPTLLYNSMIHPILDFPITGFIWYQGESNAGDPVTATAYAAQFQSMINRWRTLWEHEDAPFLFVSLASFLAAQDEPQESNWAILRESQAAAMELPNVGQAITLDIGEAEDIHPRNKQDVGYRLALWARSLVYGDQVVHAGPIYREHSIEHGKVTLWFDHVGGGLATRDDGPLGGFAIAGEEGEFIWADAQIQGDSIVVSHPDIPNPTSVRYAWAYNPTTANLINAEGLPAAPFRTGR